A genome region from Carassius carassius chromosome 23, fCarCar2.1, whole genome shotgun sequence includes the following:
- the LOC132101429 gene encoding isocitrate dehydrogenase [NADP], mitochondrial-like, with protein sequence MAGYLKVLSSLTRSAATLSKSPAVLAPASCQSLQQRNYADKRIKVAKPVVEMDGDEMTRIIWEFIKEKLILTNVDVELKYFDLGLPYRDQTDDQVTIDSALATQKYNVAVKCATITPDEARVEEFKLKNMWKSPNGTIRNILGGTVFREPIICKNIPRLVPGWTQPIIIGRHAHGDQYKATDFVVSQPGKFKMVFSPADGSKAKEWEVFDFPGGGCGMGMYNTDESITGFAHSCFQYAIQKKWPLYMSTKNTILKAYDGRFKDIFQDIYEKNYKSEFDKLKIWYEHRLIDDMVAQVLKSSGAFVWACKNYDGDVQSDILAQGFGSLGLMTSVLVCPDGKTIEAEAAHGTVTRHYREHQKGRPTSTNPIASIFAWTRGLEHRGKLDGNPDLIKFSQTLERVCVETVESGVMTKDLAGCIHGLANCKLNEHYVNTTDFLDAIKTNLDKALRK encoded by the exons aTGCCGATAAACGTATCAAGGTGGCAAAACCGGTGGTGGAGATGGACGGAGATGAGATGACCAGGATCATCTGGGAGTTTATCAAAGAAAAG CTCATTCTGACCAATGTGGATGTGGAGCTAAAGTACTTTGACCTGGGTCTTCCTTACCGTGACCAGACTGATGACCAAGTCACAATCGACTCTGCTTTAGCTACCCAGAAATACAATGTTGCTGTGAAATGCGCCACCATTACACCTGATGAAGCTAGGGTCGAAG AGTTCAAGCTGAAGAATATGTGGAAGAGCCCTAACGGAACCATCAGGAACATTTTGGGCGGCACTGTCTTCCGTGAACCAATCATATGCAAGAACATTCCCAGACTTGTTCCTGGCTGGACACAGCCCATCATCATTGGCAGGCATGCCCACGGTGACCAG TACAAAGCAACAGATTTTGTTGTGAGCCAACCAGGCAAATTCAAAATGGTCTTCTCTCCAGCCGATGGAAGCAAAGCCAAGGAGTGGGAGGTGTTCGATTTCCCTGGTGGTGGCTGTGGAATGGGAATGTATAATACTGACGAG TCCATCACTGGCTTCGCTCACAGCTGCTTCCAGTATGCCATTCAGAAGAAATGGCCTCTCTACATGAGCACCAAGAACACCATCCTGAAGGCTTACGATGGCAGATTCAAGGACATTTTCCAGGATATCTATGAGAA AAACTACAAGTCAGAGTTTGACAAGCTGAAGATCTGGTATGAGCACAGGCTCATCGATGACATGGTGGCTCAGGTGCTCAAGTCATCAGGTGCCTTTGTGTGGGCCTGCAAGAACTACGATGGAGATGTACAGTCTGACATCCTTGCTCAGG GTTTCGGTTCTCTGGGGTTGATGACCTCTGTGCTGGTGTGTCCTGATGGAAAGACCATTGAGGCCGAGGCCGCTCACGGCACAGTAACCAGGCATTATCGTGAGCACCAGAAG GGAAGGCCAACTAGCACTAACCCCATTGCCAGTATCTTTGCTTGGACCAGGGGACTGGAACACCGTGGCAAACTTGATGGAAACCCAGACCTGATCAA GTTCTCTCAGACTCTAGAACGGGTGTGCGTGGAGACTGTGGAGAGTGGCGTGATGACCAAGGATCTGGCTGGCTGCATTCATGGTCTCGCCAA CTGTAAGCTGAACGAGCATTACGTCAACACCACAGACTTCCTGGATGCCATCAAGACAAACCTGGACAAGGCTCTGCGCAAATGA
- the LOC132101431 gene encoding zinc finger protein 710-like isoform X1 — MRSLKHLKHHTRSNVEEQEVPLVRCYSIVMEHAVDVGTQTEPVVVLSLAQAAVLGLISQNEIFGATIAPNGFYMGEGREGPAPPAESMEYEYADQLIGANGDYLSEPHREKRRTEKIYGSERRRPGPRGRTKRSLSEGTPEESTERSPDTPNQVKGERPEFSNPCYLSNPQQPDNEPEVLDLAPRRVPMKEEQCNKGYPETSREPAIQQVDSDTQTQAHQSPVGHGKVLVESSEGGRGKEEAQEEDEEVEESALNLKTTEEDVSPAIRCYYESSVTAYEAAEMGLPGDYEEGSQAMMWTEGENSLGRRMQIDRLDINVQIDESYCVDVGEGLKRWKCRMCEKSYTSKYNLVTHILGHNGIKPHECLHCGKLFKQPSHLQTHLLTHQGTRPHKCTVCKKAFTQTSHLKRHMLQHSDVKPYSCHFCGRGFAYPSELRTHETKHESGHCHVCTQCGMEFPTHAHLKRHQVSHQGPATFQCTECHKSFAYRSQLQNHLMKHQNVRPYVCSECGMEFVQIHHLKQHMLTHKVLTQQAIEHKGMKEYKCDVCSREFTLSANLKRHMLIHTSVRPFQCHVCFKTFVQKQTLKTHMIVHLPVKPFKCKVCGKSFNRMYNLLGHMHLHAGSKPFKCPYCTSKFNLKGNLSRHMKVKHGILDTSTEGQDVLPDAEGQEEYEEESFDYSERENLASNNAQDLAKLAKISYYNYSKVSARYNTT; from the exons ATGAGGTCCCTGAAACACCTCAAACATCACACCAGGAGTAATGTG GAAGAGCAGGAAGTTCCTCTGGTTCGCTGCTATTCTATAGTGATGGAGCATGCAGTGGACGTCGGCACTCAGACTGAACCGGTGGTGGTCCTGTCCCTGGCCCAGGCTGCTGTGCTGGGACTCATATCGCAGAACGAAATCTTCGGAGCGACAATTGCCCCAAACGGTTTCTACATGGGAGAGGGACGTGAAGGCCCCGCTCCTCCTGCAGAATCTATGGAGTATGAATATGCAGATCAGCTAATTGGAGCTAATGGAGACTATCTATCTGAGCCTCACAGGGAGAAGAGGAGGACAGAGAAGATCTACGGGTCAGAACGCAGGCGTCCAGGACCCCGTGGGAGGACCAAGAGGTCCTTGAGTGAAGGAACACCAGAGGAATCCACGGAGAGGTCTCCGGACACACCTAATCAGGTGAAAGGAGAGAGGCCTGAGTTCTCCAACCCATGTTATCTCTCAAATCCCCAGCAACCTGACAATGAGCCAGAAGTGTTGGACCTAGCACCTCGGAGAGTGCCAATGAAAGAAGAGCAGTGTAACAAAGGCTACCCTGAGACCTCGAGGGAGCCAGCCATCCAGCAGGTTGACTCTGACACTCAGACACAAGCCCACCAAAGCCCTGTGGGCCATGGAAAAGTGTTGGTGGAGTCCTCTGAGGGAGGACGGGGAAAGGAGGAGGCAcaagaagaggatgaggaagtGGAGGAGAGCGCACTGAACCTGAAAACAACAGAGGAGGATGTGAGCCCAGCAATAAGGTGCTACTATGAATCCAGTGTGACCGCATATGAGGCTGCTGAGATGGGCCTGCCAGGAGACTATGAGGAGGGCAGCCAGGCCATGATGTGGACTGAGGGTGAGAACTCCTTGGGTAGACGGATGCAGATTGACCGGCTAGATATTAACGTGCAAATTGACGAATCATACTGTGTGGATGTGGGAGAAGGCCTTAAACGCTGGAAGTGTCGCATGTGCGAGAAATCCTACACTTCGAAGTACAACTTGGTTACGCACATCCTGGGTCACAATGGCATCAAACCACATGAGTGTCTGCATTGTGGAAAGCTCTTCAAGCAGCCCAGCCATCTTCAGACGCATCTGCTAACGCACCAGGGGACGCGGCCACACAAGTGCACAGTCTGCAAGAAGGCCTTTACCCAGACTAGTCACCTTAAACGGCACATGTTGCAGCATAGCGACGTCAAGCCTTACAGCTGCCACTTCTGCGGCCGAGGATTTGCCTACCCTAGTGAGCTACGTACTCATGAGACCAAGCACGAGAGCGGCCACTGTCATGTTTGCACGCAGTGTGGCATGGAGTTCCCCACTCACGCCCACCTCAAGCGGCACCAGGTCAGCCACCAGGGCCCGGCAACCTTTCAGTGCACTGAATGTCATAAGTCCTTCGCCTACCGTAGCCAGCTCCAGAACCATCTGATGAAGCACCAGAACGTGCGGCCCTATGTCTGCTCAGAGTGCGGCATGGAGTTCGTGCAGATCCACCACCTGAAGCAGCACATGCTTACACACAAGGTACTGACACAGCAGGCCATCGAACACAAG GGTATGAAGGAATACAAATGCGATGTGTGTTCTCGCGAGTTCACGCTCTCTGCCAACCTGAAGCGACATATGCTGATTCACACTAGTGTGCGCCCTTTCCAGTGCCACGTCTGCTTCAAGACCTTTGTTCAGAAGCAGACGCTTAAAACACACATGATTGTCCACTTGCCTGTGAAACCTTTTAAGTGCAAG GTGTGCGGGAAGTCCTTCAACAGAATGTATAACCTGCTGGGTCACATGCACCTTCATGCCGGTAGCAAACCCTTCAAGTGTCCTTACTGCACCAGCAAGTTCAATTTGAAGGGCAACTTGAGTCGACACATGAAGGTAAAACATGGAATCCTGGACACCTCAACTGAAGGACAAG ATGTCCTGCCTGATGCGGAGGGTCAGGAAGAATACGAGGAAGAGAGCTTTGATTACAGTGAGAGGGAGAATCTAGCCAGCAACAACGCACAAGATTTGGCGAAACTCGCCAAAATTAGCTACTACAACTACTCTAAGGTTTCTGCTCGCTACAACACAACTTAA
- the LOC132101431 gene encoding zinc finger protein 710-like isoform X2 yields MRSLKHLKHHTRSNVEEQEVPLVRCYSIVMEHAVDVGTQTEPVVVLSLAQAAVLGLISQNEIFGATIAPNGFYMGEGREGPAPPAESMEYEYADQLIGANGDYLSEPHREKRRTEKIYGSERRRPGPRGRTKRSLSEGTPEESTERSPDTPNQVKGERPEFSNPCYLSNPQQPDNEPEVLDLAPRRVPMKEEQCNKGYPETSREPAIQQVDSDTQTQAHQSPVGHGKVLVESSEGGRGKEEAQEEDEEVEESALNLKTTEEDVSPAIRCYYESSVTAYEAAEMGLPGDYEEGSQAMMWTEGENSLGRRMQIDRLDINVQIDESYCVDVGEGLKRWKCRMCEKSYTSKYNLVTHILGHNGIKPHECLHCGKLFKQPSHLQTHLLTHQGTRPHKCTVCKKAFTQTSHLKRHMLQHSDVKPYSCHFCGRGFAYPSELRTHETKHESGHCHVCTQCGMEFPTHAHLKRHQVSHQGPATFQCTECHKSFAYRSQLQNHLMKHQNVRPYVCSECGMEFVQIHHLKQHMLTHKGMKEYKCDVCSREFTLSANLKRHMLIHTSVRPFQCHVCFKTFVQKQTLKTHMIVHLPVKPFKCKVCGKSFNRMYNLLGHMHLHAGSKPFKCPYCTSKFNLKGNLSRHMKVKHGILDTSTEGQDVLPDAEGQEEYEEESFDYSERENLASNNAQDLAKLAKISYYNYSKVSARYNTT; encoded by the exons ATGAGGTCCCTGAAACACCTCAAACATCACACCAGGAGTAATGTG GAAGAGCAGGAAGTTCCTCTGGTTCGCTGCTATTCTATAGTGATGGAGCATGCAGTGGACGTCGGCACTCAGACTGAACCGGTGGTGGTCCTGTCCCTGGCCCAGGCTGCTGTGCTGGGACTCATATCGCAGAACGAAATCTTCGGAGCGACAATTGCCCCAAACGGTTTCTACATGGGAGAGGGACGTGAAGGCCCCGCTCCTCCTGCAGAATCTATGGAGTATGAATATGCAGATCAGCTAATTGGAGCTAATGGAGACTATCTATCTGAGCCTCACAGGGAGAAGAGGAGGACAGAGAAGATCTACGGGTCAGAACGCAGGCGTCCAGGACCCCGTGGGAGGACCAAGAGGTCCTTGAGTGAAGGAACACCAGAGGAATCCACGGAGAGGTCTCCGGACACACCTAATCAGGTGAAAGGAGAGAGGCCTGAGTTCTCCAACCCATGTTATCTCTCAAATCCCCAGCAACCTGACAATGAGCCAGAAGTGTTGGACCTAGCACCTCGGAGAGTGCCAATGAAAGAAGAGCAGTGTAACAAAGGCTACCCTGAGACCTCGAGGGAGCCAGCCATCCAGCAGGTTGACTCTGACACTCAGACACAAGCCCACCAAAGCCCTGTGGGCCATGGAAAAGTGTTGGTGGAGTCCTCTGAGGGAGGACGGGGAAAGGAGGAGGCAcaagaagaggatgaggaagtGGAGGAGAGCGCACTGAACCTGAAAACAACAGAGGAGGATGTGAGCCCAGCAATAAGGTGCTACTATGAATCCAGTGTGACCGCATATGAGGCTGCTGAGATGGGCCTGCCAGGAGACTATGAGGAGGGCAGCCAGGCCATGATGTGGACTGAGGGTGAGAACTCCTTGGGTAGACGGATGCAGATTGACCGGCTAGATATTAACGTGCAAATTGACGAATCATACTGTGTGGATGTGGGAGAAGGCCTTAAACGCTGGAAGTGTCGCATGTGCGAGAAATCCTACACTTCGAAGTACAACTTGGTTACGCACATCCTGGGTCACAATGGCATCAAACCACATGAGTGTCTGCATTGTGGAAAGCTCTTCAAGCAGCCCAGCCATCTTCAGACGCATCTGCTAACGCACCAGGGGACGCGGCCACACAAGTGCACAGTCTGCAAGAAGGCCTTTACCCAGACTAGTCACCTTAAACGGCACATGTTGCAGCATAGCGACGTCAAGCCTTACAGCTGCCACTTCTGCGGCCGAGGATTTGCCTACCCTAGTGAGCTACGTACTCATGAGACCAAGCACGAGAGCGGCCACTGTCATGTTTGCACGCAGTGTGGCATGGAGTTCCCCACTCACGCCCACCTCAAGCGGCACCAGGTCAGCCACCAGGGCCCGGCAACCTTTCAGTGCACTGAATGTCATAAGTCCTTCGCCTACCGTAGCCAGCTCCAGAACCATCTGATGAAGCACCAGAACGTGCGGCCCTATGTCTGCTCAGAGTGCGGCATGGAGTTCGTGCAGATCCACCACCTGAAGCAGCACATGCTTACACACAAG GGTATGAAGGAATACAAATGCGATGTGTGTTCTCGCGAGTTCACGCTCTCTGCCAACCTGAAGCGACATATGCTGATTCACACTAGTGTGCGCCCTTTCCAGTGCCACGTCTGCTTCAAGACCTTTGTTCAGAAGCAGACGCTTAAAACACACATGATTGTCCACTTGCCTGTGAAACCTTTTAAGTGCAAG GTGTGCGGGAAGTCCTTCAACAGAATGTATAACCTGCTGGGTCACATGCACCTTCATGCCGGTAGCAAACCCTTCAAGTGTCCTTACTGCACCAGCAAGTTCAATTTGAAGGGCAACTTGAGTCGACACATGAAGGTAAAACATGGAATCCTGGACACCTCAACTGAAGGACAAG ATGTCCTGCCTGATGCGGAGGGTCAGGAAGAATACGAGGAAGAGAGCTTTGATTACAGTGAGAGGGAGAATCTAGCCAGCAACAACGCACAAGATTTGGCGAAACTCGCCAAAATTAGCTACTACAACTACTCTAAGGTTTCTGCTCGCTACAACACAACTTAA